The Nostoc cf. commune SO-36 genomic sequence ATTTTCTGAATCTTGTGTCATTCTCACCCCTGACTGGATATAAACTAGTACCGTGTTACTTAAAACCTGACAACTACTTTGCCACAATTCTGACCACTGAGGAGATAGTCTACAGCGCTGGGTATAGATTCTATGCCTTGAAATTGTTTTGGGTCAACGGCAACTTTGAGTTTGTCTGTGTAGAAGAGGTTTAAAAGGCGATCGCCTGCCTCTGCGATATATTCTTTATAATGAACCATGAGAAAGCATCTCACAGAAGCTGCCTTCCAAAATAGCTGGTGATAAAGGCGTGGTTGTGTAATTTGTTCTATAGTTTTTGCGTATTCGGAAATAAAACCAACCACCACTAAGCGTCCCCGCACCGCCAAGTTTTCAACGCAGGTATCAAATACAGTTTTACCTACACAATCGAAGATTAAATTAATCCCATCGGGGTATTCTTGTTTGAGGACTTGATTGAGATTTTCTGTATGATAGTTGATAATGCGATCGCACCCTAATTCTCTCAGTAAATCTGCCTTCGCCTCCGAACTGCAAGTACCAATGACATGATTACCAGCTAGCTTTGCCAATTGCACCGCAATATGACCAGTTCCCCCTGCTGCTGCTGTCACTAAAACCACTTCATTGCTTCTCATCTCTCCCACTTGTTCTAATGCCACCAAAGCTGATACACCTGTAGGCATTAGTGTTAGCAACTCTGGTGTTGCTTCGCGCACCTTCACCGCTAAGTTTGCATCAATAACCTGATATTCCCGATAGCTGCCGCCACGTTCCGTAGTTACAACAGCATCACCTATTTGAAAATCTTTAACATTTTCACCCATAGCAACAACTTTCCCCACAGCTTCCACACCTAAATCGAAGGGAGGAATTAAGTTAATATATGGAACCTCGCCACGACAAAGTAAGGTGTCAAAGCCACCGTTAACGCCAGCAAATTTGTTTTTAATTAAAAGTTCATTAACAGCAGGTTGGGAAATAGGAATTTCAACAATTTCAACGGCAGATTTAAAATCTTGATTAAGTTGATTTGCTATTAATTTTTTGTAAGTTTTTGCGTTCATTTCTAAATTTTATTTAATCAATATAAATTTCGGGTGCGTTAACTGAAAACATAACGCACCATCAAGAATTTCAGGTGCATTACACTAAACTTATAAAGCTTTATCCCACTCTAACTGATGAGCTAAATCATACTTGATAAAATCTTCTACTGTAGCTTTATCGCTTTTACCAAAAACGCCTAAGCTGTAAGGATTATCTTGCATCCGTTGTGTAACTTGCTCTTTCTCAAATCTGATAATTTCCTCTCTAGATTTATCCGGTTTAAAAAAGTCTACAACCAATACAGTTCTGTCATAATTAGTGTAGTTATGGGGACAGTGTGGATAGCTGTGATCTAAAACCAGAAATTTTCCTTCATGCCAATAAAGCTGCTCATGACATATTTTCATAGCCACATCCCCCTCTGGGACAATCAATCCTAGATAGCCACGATTTGTATGAGGATTATAGTTTACATGTAACTTGATGTCCAAGCCAGGATGGAATGTACCAAAATACACATTTCTGATGATATCATCATCGTTAAAGTTGACTTTTTTTATGGCTTTCGCCAAATTTGGGAAATATTTCTCTCTTAATGTGAGTGCCTTTTGTGATGCTTCATCCGCCCCATAATCAGGATATTGTATTTGATGCACCTGAATGTATTTTTCAATAAAAATACCTTGAAATAAAATCCCAAAAGCACTGTATTTTGAATTACCCTTGGTTTTAATAGTTTTACTTTTAGGTCCAAAAATATTATAGGTTAACTTTAACTCTTCATCAGATGCCTCCTTCATAAAGCGGGTAAACTCATCTCTAATCACTTCCCAGTTATCTACAAAAGTTTTGAGAAAAGTAAATTGCTTTGGGTCTAGATGATACTCATTAAAACTTTCCATTGTCTTTTCTCCTGAAGGTAATTTGATAAAAAAACGTTATATAATAATGGAATTTGGTTTTTGCCTCGATTCAATGTTTGAATTCCTAACTAAACTCATTTTAGTGTGAGGTCTACTGTGTCTGAAACTCCCCTATTAGATAAAATTATCAAAAATGTGCGAGTAGTTCGTCCTCATCAGGATGTAATCGAACTACTTGATTTAGGAATTCAAGATGGAAAATTTGCTCAGATTGCCCCTAATATTAGCCCAGACACAGGCAGAGAGGTCTTTGATGGCAAAAACTTGCTGGGTTTTCCTGGAGTGGTGGATGCCCACATGCACATCGGTATCTATCAATCCCTTGACAAAGATGCTGTTACTGAAACTAAAGCAGCCGCAATGGGAGGTGTGACTACCAGCCTGAATTACATTCGTACAGGGCAGTATTATCTCAATAAAGGTGGTTCTTACCAAGATTTTTTTCCAGAGGTTTTGGCCTTATCCGCAGGTAATTTTTTTGTGGATTACAGCTATCACATCGCACCTATAGCTAGCCAACATATCGACGAAATGCCTCTATTGTTTGAAGAACATGGCGTATCTTCGTTTAAAATCTTCATGTTTTATGGCGGCTATGGCTTGCATGGTTTATCAGACCAGCAAAACCTCTTTTTGATGATTAATAAAGAGGAACGGTATGACTTCGCCCATTTTGAATTTATTATGCGCGGTTTAACTCGCTTGATGGAAAAACATCCAGAAGCGCGAGATACTA encodes the following:
- a CDS encoding zinc-binding dehydrogenase is translated as MNAKTYKKLIANQLNQDFKSAVEIVEIPISQPAVNELLIKNKFAGVNGGFDTLLCRGEVPYINLIPPFDLGVEAVGKVVAMGENVKDFQIGDAVVTTERGGSYREYQVIDANLAVKVREATPELLTLMPTGVSALVALEQVGEMRSNEVVLVTAAAGGTGHIAVQLAKLAGNHVIGTCSSEAKADLLRELGCDRIINYHTENLNQVLKQEYPDGINLIFDCVGKTVFDTCVENLAVRGRLVVVGFISEYAKTIEQITQPRLYHQLFWKAASVRCFLMVHYKEYIAEAGDRLLNLFYTDKLKVAVDPKQFQGIESIPSAVDYLLSGQNCGKVVVRF
- a CDS encoding aspartyl/asparaginyl beta-hydroxylase domain-containing protein, whose product is MESFNEYHLDPKQFTFLKTFVDNWEVIRDEFTRFMKEASDEELKLTYNIFGPKSKTIKTKGNSKYSAFGILFQGIFIEKYIQVHQIQYPDYGADEASQKALTLREKYFPNLAKAIKKVNFNDDDIIRNVYFGTFHPGLDIKLHVNYNPHTNRGYLGLIVPEGDVAMKICHEQLYWHEGKFLVLDHSYPHCPHNYTNYDRTVLVVDFFKPDKSREEIIRFEKEQVTQRMQDNPYSLGVFGKSDKATVEDFIKYDLAHQLEWDKAL